atgagaaaaaGACTGTCATTACTGAGCCATTACGTATATATTACTAGTGTGAGACACAATTGACAGAATGTAAGCTATTCTTCAGGCATTAAGATTGTTTTCAAGGTCCAGGTTTAATAAGTCACATCATCTCAATAACCCCAAGTGGCTATAATTTCCACAAATTAAACCCAATTGTAAACACAAAAAATATCTCTGTTACATGAACCCTCCCTCCGTATTGTAGAGTTTCTTACTCCCATTGGAAAAAGCTGCAGTTGTCAGCTCCAGTCTTCATCTCAGACAAGAGtaaatattttagcattacaCTTAGCGGGAGCAGGGCAGGTAGAAGAAGACTTGGTTAACCTAGCTGAATGAATCTTAGAGGAGTCAATGatttaaaagaaaaacatgtCAATGCTGTTCTTTGTCAGGGAGGAATACTGATGCTGACCAGTGATGTTTCTCAATTTGCCACACAAACAGACTATGTATGACTGATAGATTGGTGCAGAGGCATCTCATTGGGAAAAAAGACTCCCTGTATTTTGATTATTCAGTTTAACGAGATTGACCCTGATGGTACCATATTgcacaatatgcacattttatttctgtatttcatgtagGTCGTCTTTCTGAGAATTAGGTCATTTCTGGGTTAAAGCCCCAAACTCTAGAATAGTAAACTTTCAGTGCATGCAGACAGGGAAGCTGAGTGATGACGTGAGTCTTGTTAAGGGAATGTTTGTCCAAATCATTCACAGCCGGGCAGAGGAAGTCAGGTGAAGTAAATTGACATTGAAGAGTAATATTTTTCTCAGAGGTTGAGCCTTGAAACTACAGTATTCGGTAGTAATAATGAATCCTTGTAACACAGGCCTGAGATTCTTTCTCCTgtctgactgtgtttgtgtaatgaTGTCAGGTTTCACATGCAAGGATgtcatatgcttttctttcacagTATGTAAAATGTTACATTGTAGGATACTGCAATTGGCAAGACAATGTAAACACATAAATTACTATGTTAACCATATAATCCCATTCATTAAACAGCCACTGGGAGACAGATCACTTCATtcaagtttttgttttttatacataCTCTTCCATTTAAAGCTCATTGTTACATATAGTTAATCCAGAGTTAACATCAAAGKGCCAGCTATGGTCTGGTTTCTAATCTCCCTCATTGATGTCCAATTGAGTTTCTTTATATTGATGTTGGATCACAGAGAGTAGGATGATTGATCTGTACACTAGTCCCTTTTGAGTCCTGTCAGCATTTGCAAGTCTAAAATGCCTGAGATGACACCTCTTTTATCTAAAACATGGATTTACATATAACCTACACAGATCATGTGCCATCTAAATATCATATGGATACTTGTGTCATAACTATTATCCAGGGTTGCAGTTATTGGTCattattggccaggtcgcagttgtaaatgagaacttgttctcaactggcctacctagttaaataaataaaggtgaaataaaaattctaGTTCCAACATCTTTCTTTGAACATGCAACCCCCTTTGGTCAAAGGTCTAAATGGCCATACATAATGTATTCCTAAAGGTACAGTATGATTTTTTTTTWTTTTTTTWATTCCAAATATTATTGATACTAATATATAGTATGCCCTCATGATTATGGGGATGCACTGCCTTCTATGGACAAAAATAATCATATGTTAGTCTATTGGACAGATATGAACAYCGTACATAAAAAAACTCAAGAAATATTAACCTATATTCGGTTATTTACGTAGGGATTTACAAAGCATCTCTGATTGGCTCCGGTAATTGACTGGAATGGAGTAGGTTAGGCGCATTACTCTTGATCCGTTCAGTGCGTAAACAGTGACATGTGCCGTCTCACACCACGGATCAAAAAGGTTTTAAACACGACAATTGTGACATTAAATATTTAACAAACGTTGTTCGTGAATAGGATTCGGGTGCTAGTATCAGTCGTTGATGGTTTCGTTGTCTCGTTGGGAAGTATTTTCGCTTTGTTCAATAAATTGTGCTCGTGCCCTACTTACGCCTCTAATGATCAAAGTAAACGTAAATATTTTGAGTCTTTAGGGAAAGGGCTCCACCAGCTGGTTACAAAGACAATAGCAGCATATATCAGACAAAGATCTTACATAACtgggttatttattttttattttatttattttatttcacctttatttaaccaggtaggccagttgagaacaagttctcatttacaactgcgacctggccaagataaagcaaagcagtgcgacaaaacaacaacacagagttacacataaacaaacgtacagtcaataacacaatagaaacatctatgtacagtgtgtgcaaatgtagaagagtagggaggtaagggaataaataggccatggaggcgaaataattacaatttagcattaacactggagtgatagatgtgcagatgatgatgtgcaagtagagatactggggtgcaaaagagcaagaggataagtaacaatatggggatgaggtagttgggtgttcTATTTACAGACTGTGTACAGTTATTGGCTGACTGTGTACAGTTATGAATAACTATGCCTTAACAAGGCTGCTGTGAATGCTCACAAAATAATTTTGACGTTGAAAATGGACGTCTGTGTAGCCCACATATACGAAAGATCATAAAACTCACTCATGCAAATGTCTTGTGtaaaatcttaatttgagccagtttgctacagcaggaaaataatcctgcagaaacaggaaatgtgaattattatgtggactaTAATTAATAGATATTGTTGTTGGAGTTGATCCaattttcgtaagggaaaatcaagtatgacatttcaaagtgaaaattacaaacttcagaagccttttaaacctcaaatacactacaagttaaacatgtcctgcattgcaggaaagttctcctgcaacaggatgATACAATTAAGATCCTATTATATCCCAGAGCGCGTAAAACCCATAAATCTATGCGTAAAATAAACAGTAAAGGCCTTTCTTTCTCTGAATTCTCTGTAGTGCGTAGTGACACCTAAACGCACTGTAAATAACGTAGCCTATGATTTAATTTGATAGCACATCTGTCATTATAGTCTGACACCATTTTAACAGAAATGCTTGACATGTTTGTCCACTTATAATCCCAGAAGCACCATAAAGTTAGTATCATCCGTTTCGATCGTACTATCTAATCAGTCAAAAAACGAATTACAATCAATCACTGCGTATATTACTTTGATTCAAGGACATCAAAGTCATTATCCTTTGAACCAAATATGTATATGTTATTTTATGATGAATCTGCATGGACCGTTTGAGATGGACATCATCAAAAAAGGTAAAGCTATTATGGGCCATTAGGCATTTTCTTTAGTACAAAAGGAATGTAAATTGCATAATAATGAGGGGTTACATTTGACAATTTATCTTATTTTTGAACTGTCAATGGATGAGTATATAATCTGGGGTTGATCATAAGACTGGACATTTGAAGGAGGACAGTGTCCTTGGTTGGAGAGGTGAGACAAAAAAGTAGCCCTGAGCACGTACCTAACTATTTTAGAGGGACTCTTAGCTCTGAGCATGGATGCGAACAAAATCTCAAACTTCAGCATTGAACGCATTTTAGGCACTGAAGTGGGACCTTCGTATACAACTGGAGCCGAATCTTCACAATATTTTGGATATTTGTCTGGCACCTTCCTCCATGGACACTCAAATCCACATAATGAAAACTGGAAATATGGTATGCCTAGGGATTTGACAACCGCCCACATTCTGCAGGTTCCGACCATATCACACACTATTGGTTATAGTAGCAGTTACCTCAGCTATGGATCATTTCATTGTCATCATGCAGATATAAATCGGTGTCCTACTGCAACTCAAAACAGAGTTTTCAACGACGAAAGAGGTGAAATAGTGTTATATTTGATTATGTCACTACATAGACTGTATGRTGAGGCCACAAAGTATTTAACTGTAGTGCTACATTGTTACAAAATATTAGGCCTaccgttttttcttcttctctttgctTGCTTTCGACTGCTtatccatgttttttttaaacgttttttttttttttttaaatctcagggTCTCAGCCTCTGTGCACTTACTTGGACCAAGGTGGAAACCAAATAAATCGGGGCAGAATGCGTACAGTGTTCACAGACAGCCAGACCAAACAACTGGATCAGCTGTTCGAACAAACGAATTACCCCGGCGTCGAGGGACGGGCTGACCTAGCCAGGAACACGGGCCTCACGGAGGAAATTGTTAGGGTAAGAGAAGGATACGTTTGTTTTAGAAAAGTGGTTGTGTAACTATTTAAGTTACAAGTTATTTTCTGGACTTGACATCATTTGTTCTATTTCTCTAGGTATGGTTCAAAAACCGTCGTGCGCGCCGAAAGAGGCAGAAAAGCGGCACCAAGGCCGAATCCCCAGACCTGGCTACTTCGAAAAGAGACTGGCCAACAGTCTACAACAAGCGCAGCTTCCAGGGAAACAGCTTCTCATGATTCCTCTGATGATAGCAAGAACATATgatttcttaacacttatttatgTTCACTTGAGTTCATAAGCCTTTAGGCCCAGTCACCACGCGTAAATATCCCCAGATAGCAATTCATTGGTGGGCATTTAATGTAAAAACTAAATTCAATTGTTAGACCTGCAATAAATGCACATTTGAGCAATTACAGTAAGTGTCTGAGTGTATTATCTCTAAAGTTGTTTGAACAAAAGCAAGCAACAGCAAATGTAGAAAACAACATCAACGTTTATTAGATTCATAGTCAGAGTTGTAATTATAAGCATTTTCATGCTGAGATACACCATCGTAAAAAGAAACTTTCAGCAAATAAAGAGCATGCAATGAATATTATTCATGACACTATAATACATCCAACAGTACACCCCCCCAGTTAACTATTTTTGgacacagacaccaacacactATAAAACTGGAAAATAAAAGTACACTTTGTGAaattatcaaaatatattttttaacaaactGCAACGACATGTCTAtgaagaaaatgaaccattgtTGAGATAGAGTTTTAGAataagatgttttttttctttataatGACAGTACACCACTTAATAAGATTATATACATGTTCATAGTGTCCTCGAATAAACATAACATTTGAAGAGAGGACTCATCAAAGTAGATTCTTGTCAAGTTGTTAGTTGTAGATGATAACAAAGTGACACATTAGTGACATCTACTGGCATATTATGGTACACATTATGCTACCAGAGTGTAACATCTCGGCGACAACTACACCATTTTGGTCAATCTTGGCATCAAACAACTTTTCTTGAGCATAAAATCTGCCAGTCAACCAACTATTGAACTCAACCATGTAGTAAGTATGAACAATGTTGCACGCTATACTTATTTCTAATGAACTTTTTTCCAGCATAAGTAGTACAGACAAGACATTCTGATGTATTCGTACTCATTATCAAGCACTTCAGTATGGGGCGAGGATTTGTTTGTTATCTACTAGTAAAGAAACTCACAGTCCTTCTTGACACAGTATAATTTTAGCCTTTCTTGGCTAACAGAGGGTTTTAACAAAGCGAGCTGTCCTGATAAAGTTTGCAACCTTTTGTGTTGAGATAgtcattaaataaaataaaaaaggttccAAATGCCACAGGTTCTTAAGTATCCCATTAAATGACTTTGAGGTTTAATGGATGAGTTTCTCTCAAACTGGATATACTAATCTCCCTTATTCAGATCAAATGAAGCTGAAGCTGATTCCCTCATAGTATCCTTGTTGTTCAGCAGCTCTCTTACAGACCTAGTCATAACCGTACactagcaatatcaaaaacaaccACACATTGTTGCGTTCAGTTCCACAAGGGGCGATTTCGGAAAACGACATGGTGCAAGAGTATTTAGACACTTCCTGATAAggagtatttttttgttgttccgTGGTGTTGTTAACACAGGATGTTCACAACGGTGTTCAGAGAGTGCAGGAGGAAGTTCAGgtgttttctctcctcctcatggTGTTCTTACATAGTGTTGAGTAGACAAAGACACTATCCATATCCACATTGCAAAGTACACAGTTAAATATTGCTGTTTTTATGCACACTCATAGATTTTGACATTAAGCGCACACAAGTTTTCCCCCTAATGCTCACACCCACAAACTTACCAAAGCCTAActttgagagagaaggagagagaagcatGAGAGGATAGCCAACAGAGGGTGTAAACTGTGGTAGCACTGAGCTAGCAGGTGTTCCGTCTGTGCAGATTTAGCCTGAGATGAACACTTTTGGTGCAACAAGGAACCTACAGATTGGAAGGAGGGTACTAGTTTATCAAGAAACATATCTTTAACAAGTATATTTTGGTACCCTTGTAGATTTCCTATTTCTATAAACAAAACTTAAAATGTGGGCAAATAAAGCTTTTTTTTAACATTACGTTTAAATTAAAGTTAAGCAAAAGATATTGCTACTTCATGCTAAACAATAAAGAAAACAGCTTTAACAATATTAACCTAAGTGGTTTACCCTTATATTACATTTTGGGGTGAGCAGCTATTTTGGTTAACGTAACTTGGATCTGAGACCAACTGGTTCAAAAGTGCAATAAACACCTAAAACCAAGTTATGAAAGTCTTATTTGACCCAGTTATGGACAAATAGAGGTGTCTATAATACTACGATTTAAACCATTGCTAGAAAATTGTCTTTCAAGGGTACAGAAGCTATCTGTGCAGATAAAGATGTACTTCAGCAATTAACTTGGGACATTATGATTGACATACATACGTGCTGGCATTACATTTCCTAAAACGTGTAACTAGTATTTAACAGGGATCTCTCAAAGAATTTAGTTCCGGAGACCGGGAACTTCATTTTCGAACCATGTGTGAGCATATTACAATTACACAAGCCCATTAACAAGCAAATCAATATTATATACAAATTTCCAATTGCACATTTGGGAAAATTCTCAGAGTGCAAGTGGAGAAATAGTAGATGTAGGAATCCTGAATAATATTAAACCCTGTTTTCTTTTGGACATACGACATTAGAAGAACATGACCATATATTCATGTCACATCTTTTCACAATAAAAAGGCATGTTTATGGGAAAATAAATGAGTAACACGATTTGACTCACACATMCACATTTTGGATCAATCCCTTTAGTACGACAGATAATGTGTTGGTCTCCTCTGAAATACTGGGAATTAGGATGAAGCGGCAGCAAATCAAAGTATATCAGTATGTACTTAGTCATTTGAAAGGTTCCCTAGTAGAAGCTACATGGCATGAGAAGTTGGCTGACTGGTCTAAGGGCTTTGGCAACTTCTGACAGGGTAACACCAAGCAATCAACACCAAAATAGAGAAACGTACAAAAACTAAATGAATATATCTATTAGATCGTTGCTTTTGTAGAGTTTGTGTCCCAGATTTCGAGTTACAATTATTTTGTCTCATTACTAGTGTTACAAACGGAATGCAGGATGTTAGTTAACATACAAGGCACTAGGTTTTGCTATAGGACTGACTGCAATCAAGGGGaatggagagtggagggagggggggggcagtggTTCACTACTGTAATTCTGACAGCAACAGCCAGAGAAAAGCACAAATGAAAGATGGACACTAAGAGGAGAGCAGTAGATCttttgaggaggaagaggaggaggaaggagagtgtCGTTAGGACTGCATCTCAGCTCGCAGCATCCAGGGGAACCAGCAGCAGAACAGCAacctgaggaagaggatgagcaggaggaagaggagagggattcACGTCACTGGACACATTCATCAACAGGAGCTTATTTCTAAGCTGCTATTTGTTGACtcagagacaacacagagaggaaaagaagagacTCTACCTGGATATTGAACTCTCAGACGTGATGTCCTTAGGTGACCTCACCGCGTTGAATTTACGCTTTGGCTGGTTCACTAGAAGAAACAAAGAACTCTTTGGATAGAATACAGACGTGGGAGTAGAAGGTACATCATAACATGGGGTGGCGTGGCACGCTGGCTAACATGGCTGGATGGATTTGACCGTAGATACTTACTAGACACCTGGTGGACTTTTTTCACCATCGTGCCGTCGCCGCTCTGACCGTCCTTTGATCCGCAGATTCTGAGAGATCATTAACAGCCGTGCTTAGTATTGTACAAGACGGTCAGTCTGTTCAGAATGAACCTTTACAATCACAACAGAGAACGTTGTATATTGTCTAGCTCTCCGTCTGAGAATGAATGATAAGCATAGTTACACAAGGTAACAGTAAAATGCTTTCTCATCAATAAAGTCGTTACGTTATCTTAGGGTCATTTTTTGAACCAGGTGTTAAAATAGGTGTTATGTTACCTCTGTACCCGAGATGGGGGTGCAAAGACGCCGTACTTGGGCAGGCAGGTGAAGTAGCGGACACCAAAAACAGACCCGTCATGCTTTCCTGTGGGCTGCTCCAGCTCCACACCAAACCAGtaacctggacacacacacacatcatcaataGTTCAACTTGATTAAACATTTCTAAGCATTTGTCAAACATTTCTTGAAAAGATCACCACCAGTGTTGCAGTGACTTGATTTCACAGCAGACCTACCTGGGGCAAAGTCTGTCTTTCCGTAATAGCGTATGATTCCCTGCTTCACACCAGCAACCAGCACCTGGTCTCCAAGTTCCACCTTCACCCCATCTGGGTCCAGACTGGCTACGGACATAGACTTCTTCCTCAGAGCTGATGGAGGAAATCAAATGTTAGTTAACATGTTatttttaagcaataaggtacgagggggtgtggtatatggccaatataccatggctaagggctgttcttacacacgACGCAGCgctgagtgcctggacacagcccttaaccgtggtatattgaccatataccaccaacccccgaggtgccttattgctattataaactggttaccaacgtaattatatcagtaaaaatatatattttgtcatacccgtggtatacggctgtcagctaatcagcattcagcagaaccacccagtttataatgtgttataagTCTATGAGTCATGTGTTATTTATGTGTTATAAAGTCTGTGAATCAACAGATGGCTTGTTGTGCTCCTATGAGAATGAATGCCATGGCCCTTGATGGGGAAACTCTTTTGTGGAAGCggcatttcagttgtacaactgactaggtatcccctttccctttcttgtacctttctctctctccattatttccttcttttctttcttgtTCTTTCCTGTGACGCGGGAGAAGTCCATGCGGGGCGTCTTGGGTGTGGAGGTGACAGAGGAGGGGGCCAGCTCAACAGCTTTGGCGATTTTCGACACTGGAGCAAAGATACCTTCAGGACAATAGAAGTGATTAGAGAAAACCCTGAAAAACCTGCATTGCATAAAACCTGcataaaattgacaaaaaaagttATGAAATCAAGTCTTCTCTTTGCTCTTTTCTCACGGGGAATCTTAGCGCATTTCAATAGATTTAAGTAAGAATTCCCAAAATGTGAGTGAAATAACAGGTGGTTACCCAATTTGGGGGGGCAGATGAAGTAACGCACCCCCCCCACACTTCCGTCGTTCTTGCCCTCTGGCTCGTCCAGCTCCACCCCTACCCATTGGCCACTGGCGAACTCCGTGGTCCCACAGAAGCGCAGCGTGCCCGTCTGTGGAGGAGAGACTGTGTGAGGTCTGACATTTATATTGGATTTTGACTATCAAATTGAATTAACCTTATTGATCCCCACAGGGGCTCATCGAACAAAACACGTGATTTTTATTCTTGTATTATTGAAGGTGATACCAGGCAGGATTAAATAGTTAACAACACTTCTCCACAGCACTGAGGTAGGACTAGTCTCAGACATCTCTAGACCAGGGCAGCATGCTTATCTGGTCTTTTTCTGTCATTCATTACTACTGAGATACTAGGTCCCAGGCCtggccaaccctgttcctggagagctacagtcctgaaggtttttgctccaactctaatctagcacacctgattctaataattagctggttgatcatCTGAGTCAGGTTAGTTActactggggttggagtgaaaaacttcaggagggtagctctccaggaacagggttgggcagCTCTGTAACTAGGCTATGGTTAGTAGTCTACCCATCTCAACACAATAACATGTTTTAAGTGATTATGTTGTGGTCAGTaggacatacactatatatacaaaagtatgtggacaccatctcaaattagtggattccaGTTGCTGACATACAGTAGGCCACACATAGGTTTCCAATGCATTTGAAGTGCAGTTAGTGATGCATGGTAAATACCAAATGAATGCACCAAGGGAGACTACGTCGTTTAGTGCAGTCAGTAATGCGGTCAGTCATGGAAATACACCTGAAAACACGATTAAATGTGTTCAGTTATGCAAGTAGACACACAGGTCGAGGGCTACCCACCTGCTTCAGGTGATGCAGAGCTGAGATGTCAATTTCATCACTGCTCGATTTTTTGGGAAGCTATATGTGTTAACACAAGTGGGAATAAATGTTTGCTAGAATTCACGTTCTCTTCTCACACAGTACAACAAGCAGCAGGGCTCCACCATATAGGATGAATGATACCTCATACTGGCCACTATAAAAAAGATATAAAGATAATTGAAAGCCATTTAAATGGTCTTAGGCACATAAACGCGCTCACAAAATTCAGCAGTTTATTTTAATTCACTGTTTTCAGTCTTTGAGGCTCCCATTTCTTACCCTTTGCCTCCCAATCCTGAcaaaccgcacacacacaccttcatgtCGTCCAGCACCACACGGTCGCCCAGTTTCAGGCCGATGGAGGTAAGCATGAGGTTGCCAGGGATGTTGTCGTAGTTGAGCAGGGTGGCGCGGGGCAGGTTGCAGCTGAGGGGCACAGAGTCCAGCAGCAGCTGCTTCAGCTCCTTGGCCACCATGGCCGCCTCCGCTTTGTCCAGAGTCATGTCCATTGGGTCAGGGACCACCTCGGCCGGCCCCTGGCCCTTATCATTCtgtcagagagcgagacagagaaggagggagggagagaaaaagggagagagaaagggacatcAGAAATAAATTGGCATATTTGTGTCGAAGTCATCCCCACATAAAAACAGAAACAGAATCTGTTTTATCTGAAACAGTGtttttaaagagcgactgcccctaaaaagcaacATCTCATTTTGAAAATGGTctatgtggcattgatatgagccataaaacatttattctactgtcaaaattgactacaaagtctAAATAGGATagttttggtcataaagtcagtctgaGATTTGTGAGATGATAGAAATAAAGTGTATGTCACGGAATAAAAGGGTACTGTAACAGTTTAGCTTTGATTGGGTTTATTTCAAGCCTGCCCACATGCCTACAcctggcagcacccaagtaatcatcaattcagcGCAC
The genomic region above belongs to Salvelinus sp. IW2-2015 linkage group LG4p, ASM291031v2, whole genome shotgun sequence and contains:
- the LOC111960526 gene encoding CAP-Gly domain-containing linker protein 3-like isoform X1, translated to MTKEQTAEVEEEAQPASEYQSPVHEPRKRPMVHPSAQAPLPKDYVFTFFDPNDPACLEILLDPRTTIPELFAIIRQWVPQVQHKIDLIGNEILKRGCHVNDRDGLTDMTLLHYSCKAGAHGVGDPAAALRLSNQLISLGADVSLRSRWTNMNALHYAAYFDVPELIRILLKASKPRVLNSTCSDFHHGTALHIAASNLCLGSVQCLLEHGANPTVRNDKGQGPAEVVPDPMDMTLDKAEAAMVAKELKQLLLDSVPLSCNLPRATLLNYDNIPGNLMLTSIGLKLGDRVVLDDMKLPKKSSSDEIDISALHHLKQTGTLRFCGTTEFASGQWVGVELDEPEGKNDGSVGGVRYFICPPKLGIFAPVSKIAKAVELAPSSVTSTPKTPRMDFSRVTGKNKKEKKEIMEREKALRKKSMSVASLDPDGVKVELGDQVLVAGVKQGIIRYYGKTDFAPGYWFGVELEQPTGKHDGSVFGVRYFTCLPKYGVFAPPSRVQRICGSKDGQSGDGTMVKKVHQVSMNQPKRKFNAVRSPKDITSESSISRLLFCCWFPWMLRAEMQS
- the LOC111960526 gene encoding CAP-Gly domain-containing linker protein 3-like isoform X2, with protein sequence MTKEQTAEVEEEAQPASEYQSPVHEPRKRPMVHPSAQAPLPKDYVFTFFDPNDPACLEILLDPRTTIPELFAIIRQWVPQVQHKIDLIGNEILKRGCHVNDRDGLTDMTLLHYSCKAGAHGVGDPAAALRLSNQLISLGADVSLRSRWTNMNALHYAAYFDVPELIRILLKASKPRVLNSTCSDFHHGTALHIAASNLCLGSVQCLLEHGANPTVRNDKGQGPAEVVPDPMDMTLDKAEAAMVAKELKQLLLDSVPLSCNLPRATLLNYDNIPGNLMLTSIGLKLGDRVVLDDMKTGTLRFCGTTEFASGQWVGVELDEPEGKNDGSVGGVRYFICPPKLGIFAPVSKIAKAVELAPSSVTSTPKTPRMDFSRVTGKNKKEKKEIMEREKALRKKSMSVASLDPDGVKVELGDQVLVAGVKQGIIRYYGKTDFAPGYWFGVELEQPTGKHDGSVFGVRYFTCLPKYGVFAPPSRVQRICGSKDGQSGDGTMVKKVHQVSMNQPKRKFNAVRSPKDITSESSISRLLFCCWFPWMLRAEMQS